GAAGGTGCCGGGGATTTCATTGCAGATAATCTTGGTAAAAATCGAGTCCATGACTGTTTATCCTACTCAAGAAGACCGCCCCCTTCGCTCCGAGTCAGCGGGGCAAACCTGATCCGGCAACCAGTTGTGTGCCGCGGTTGTTGCTGTGTCTGCAGGAGTTGTTGCTGTGTTTGTCGAATAGGTTTGGTGCGCTGCAATGGTGATGGGTGAAGCTGTCCCCGTTCCCTCAAAGATGCCAACGCCACATCAGGGTGGTCTCACGGTGTGGTGATGAGGCTGGGTGCGGCTGGTGCTTCAGGCCTGGTGTGCGATGGGCAGTGCACAGCGGGCAAGAATCGGGGGTAGGAGTGTGCACCCACATAGTTGGTTCGTGGGAGATCCGGGGGTGATGCACCGCCGGCGATGGGTAGGATCAACTGTTATGCGCGTCCTTCTTCTTGGCTCTGGTGCCCGTGAACATGCTCTTGCTCTTGGACTTTACGCTGATCCGGCAGTGAACTCCCTCACGATCGCCCCCGGAAATGCGGGAATGGCTGATCTTGGGGAACTTGTGGCCGAAGTAGAGAATCAGCCAGTCGATATCACCGATGGCGCCATGATGGTGTCGCTAGCGCGTGCGGTAAACGCTGATTTGGTGGTGATCGGCCCCGAGCAGCCACTTGTTGCCGGGGTTGCTGATGATTTACGGGCAGCCGGCTTTGCGGTCTTTGGTCCGTCGAAGGCCGCCGCAATGCTGGAAGGTTCAAAGCTGTTTGCCAAACAGGTGATGGAAGAAGCTGGGGTGCTTACCGCGGAGGTTACCCGGGTTACTCCGGCGGATTCGGCCGCAACGCTGGACGCCGCATTAGACGCCATGGGGCCTACCTGGGTGGTGAAAGATGATGGTTTGGCCGGTGGTAAAGGTGTGGTGGTCACCGCAGATCGAAATGATGCTGCCGCACATGCGCAAGCAGTCCTGCAAGCCGGGCATGACGTGTTATTCGAATCTTTCCTCGACGGTCCGGAGATTTCCCTGTTCTGCCTGGTCGATGGGGAAACCGTGGTGCCACTGCTGCCTGCCCAGGATCACAAACGCGCCTATGACAATGATGAAGGGCCAAACACTGGCGGCATGGGGGCCTACACCCCACTGCCGTGGGTGTCCGCAGCAGCAGTAGAGCACATCGTGCAGACCGTGGTTGAACCGGTAGCCGCTGCCATGGTGCGGCGCGGCACCCCATATTCAGGATTGCTCTATGCAGGCCTTGCTTGGGGAAAGCGGGGACCTGCGGTGGTCGAATTTAACTGCCGCTTCGGCGACCCGGAAACCCAAGCGGTGCTATCGCTGCTCAAGTCACCACTGGGGGAAGTATTGCACGCAACTGCCACTGGGAAGCTGGCCTCCCTGCCGCCACTACAGTGGAAAGATGGCGCTGCCTGCATTGTGGTGCTGGCGGCGGAAGGCTATCCGGCAAAGCCACGTACCGGGGATGCCATCGTGATCGAAGAACATCCAGGTGACGCAGCTATTTTGCATGCTGGAACTCGCGTTGACGAGCAGGGAACATTATGTTCTGCAGGGGGTCGAGTGCTGGGCATTGTTGGCCACGGTGCGGATCTTACCGCCGCCCGGAAACAGGCCTATGACACACTCGGACACATTAGCCTGCCGGGGAGTTTCTACCGGCGCGATATTGGGGCTACCACCATCGACCCGGTGGTGATCCCCGAGACGTAAACCCATCGTTGCTTACTGCATCGCAGGAAAGGCAGGCTCCGCCGCAGGTGGTGCCTGCCTTTCCTGGTTTCCAGGGGGCATGCCTGCAAAGAAGCATTCGGTTCGTTGTTGCAGCGACGGCTTGTGGTCAGCCGGTTACTGTTGTTGCGTACAGCATGCGGGGCGTCGCCGGGGGGATGCTGTGCCGGCAGCTGCCTTCCTGCAGCCAGGGATGATGTACTGGTTGTTTAGGGACAAAAATCCGTGGTTGGGGTTGATCGATGAGTGAACCTGGAAGTGTGAGCAGTCCCACAAGCTGCCCGCTTATGCCGTGATGAGGTGTCGATGAAACCGCCTGAATAGGGGGAGGTTTCTCTGGCTGCAACTCATCGCTTTTGTTTGCTGCGGGGTAGCACTTAGGGTGTGTGTTCGACGACATAATCGTCGAATAGTATGACTAAATGATACGGTCAGTGTGCAAGGTTGCGCAGCTAGCCTTCCAAAGAGACTGGCGTCACAAACGGCCTGCAGTTGTTAAGTAGTCAACGCCGTTGGGCAGAAAAGGGTGCTACTAATCGTGAGTCCGCGACCCTTTCACCATCAGGTGATCTACCAGATTTACCCCAAGTCATTCCAAGACTCCACCGGCGACGGGGTCGGCGACCTGCGCGGCATTATCGAGCGGGCGGACTATATTGCCAGCCTGGGCGTCGATATGGTGTGGTTCAACCCCTTCTTCGTCTCCCCGGGACGGGACAACGGCTACGACATTGCCGACTACTATGCGATCGATCCGGCCATGGGCACGATGGACGACTTCACCGAGCTTGTTCAAGCACTGCGGGATCGCGGAGTTGGCGTCATGCTCGACATGGTGCTCAACCACACCTCCACCGAACATGAGTGGTTCCAACGTGCACTTGCCGGTGAGCAAGAATATATCGACCGCTATATTGTGCGACCCCCGCAGGAAGACGGTTCCCTGCCGACAAACTGGGTGTCGAAATTCGGCGGTCCCACCTGGGAGCCGTTGGGGGAGAGCGGCCAATATTATTTGCACCTTTTTGATGTCACCCAGGCTGATTTGAACTGGCATCATCCAGCAGTCCGGGAGGAAGCCGCCCGCATTGTGAATTTTTGGCGTGACCGCGGGGTGACTGGTTTCCGTTTTGATGTCATCAACCTAATTGGTAAAAACACGGAATTGCTTGATGCGCCAGCAGGGGTTGATGATCGCCTCATGTACACCGATGGGGTGTATGTTGACGAGTTTTTGCAAGAGCTCAACCAGGCAAGTTTCGGGCAAGACCCGGCAACCGTCACCGTGGGGGAGATGTCTTCGACGACTACTGAGCGGTGTGTCGGCTATTCGAATCCGGACAATCACGAACTTGACATGGTGTTTAGCTTCCACCATCTCAAGGTGGACTATGAAAACGGGCAAAAATGGACCACCATGCCCGCTGATCTTGTCGCTTTACAGCAAATTATTCACGATTGGGCTGCGGGGATGCAGGCCGGCGGCGGCTGGAATGCGCTGTTTTGGAATAACCATGACCAGCCTCGGGCTATTAATCGTTTCGGTGATGCCGGCGAATATCGGGAGAAATCTGCCATGATGCTGGCGGCAATGCTGCATCTGCTGCGGGGCACCCCGTTTGTGTATATGGGCGAAGAGATCGGCATGGTCGACCCGGAATACACCAGCATCGACGACTATGTCGATGTTGAGGCACGCAACGCGTATGCCGCGCTGGTGGCGGCCGGATCATCCCCGGACGATGCGTTCGCTGCAGTGCTTGCGAAAGCCCGGGATAATGCACGCACACCAATGCAGTGGGATGACACACCTGGAGCCGGGTTTACCACCGGCACCCCGTGGCTGCAGCCATCCCGGCAAGATGAGATCAACGTCAAACAAGCAGCAGCCACCGGTGAAATATTGCCGTTTTATCGGAAACTCATTGCATTGCGCCACGACATGCCGCTGATTGCTGATGGTGACTATCAGCAGGAATTCGCCGACTATGCCAACGTGTTCGGTTATCGCCGCACGTTAAACAATGAGCAGCTGCTTGTCGCGGCGAATATGACTGCGGAGACGCAATCCATCACCGTCGAAGCACCCTTTATCGACGGGTCTGTGCTGATCGGTAACTATGACGCACCGACGCTGGCACCCACGATGGAACTGCGCCCCTATGAGGTGGTTGCCGTGCTAGTCGATACGCGTAGCTAAGTCACTGCATCGCGGATCGCTGCAGCTCACCAACAGATAACTCGGTGAACCTGCAGCACTGCACCCCACCTGGTTCGTTTCTGCACTTACCCACCTCGTTTCATTGCTTACCCACTTCATTTCTTCACCCTCTCACCGGCCACATGGTCTTCAACGCTGTGGCACTATTTGGAAAGGCAGGTTGATGATATGACTGATAACGTTGCTCAGCTGACGTTGCTGTCGCCCGCCGCGGGCACCATCATCCCGATTACTGACGTCCCCGATAAGGTCTTTGCCTCGAAAGGGGTCGGTGACGGCTTCGGGGTGTCCCATCCGGCAAGTGACACCGTTGTTGCCCCCATGTCCGGAAAAATCACCATGGTTGCCAAAACCGTCCATGCCATCGGTATCCGCACCGACGACGGGGTGGATCTGCTCGTTCACCTGGGTATTGACACCGTCGAACTTGGCGGCGCGTCATTTACCTTAACTGTTGCTCGTGGCGATGTGATTACCGCCGGTGACCCGTTTGGCACCATGGACACCCAGGCCATCGTGGACGCCGGGAAAGACACCACCATTGTGGTGGCTGTCACTAACTCGAAAAAACGAGTCGACGGTGATATTGCGCTCAGCCTCGGCCAGGCTGCGGCTGCCGCCCCGGTGGCACAGGTAGCTGTGCTGCCGAAAGCCGCAAAAAAGGCAGCAGCACCGGTTGCGGCGACATCTGCAGGAACCGCTGTAGCGACGACCACCGACTCGCCAGCGCCGGCAGCGCAACGTCCGAGCGAACTCACCGGTTTTGATGCGCTTGCCTGGGACATCATCAACCTGGTTGGCGGGAAATCCAATGTGAAGTCGGTGACGCACTGCATCACCCGGGAACGTTTCTATCTGCACGACGAAAGCAAAGCCGACGATGCAGCGATCGCCGCCCTGGACGGGGTGATCGATGTGGTGAAAGCCGGCGGCCAATATCAGGTCGTCATCGGCCCTGATGTGGAAGATGTCTACGATGCGATCGTCGCCCAGCTGGGCGACGGGGCTGCCGGCGGCGACGCCCCCGCGGAGAGCGCACCCCGCCCAGATTCCTTCTTCGGCTGGATCAAATGGGGCTTTTCCTCCCTCATCGGGGTGATCACCGGATCAATGATCCCCATCATTGGTCTGCTTGCCGCATCCGGCATTATCAAGGGTATTTTATCCCTGCTCACCACCTTCGATCTCACCACTAATGATTCGAACACCTATCAGATCATCAATGCGATGTCGGACTCGGTGTTCTTCTTCCTGCCAATATTCGTCGGTTTCACGGCGGCGAAACGCCTCGGTGCCGACCCGATTATTGTGGCGATTATCGGTGGTGTGCTCACCCACCCGTCGATTATCACCTTGGCCGGTCAAGACGCTACCGGTTCGGTACTGTCGGTGCCGCTCAACGGTGATTTCTTCGGGTTGCCGATCAACATTGCGTCCTATAGTTACTCGATTTTCCCAATCATTGTGGCCGCCTGGGTTGCCTCCAAGGTCGAGCCGTGGCTGAAGCGGATTATTCCGAACACGGTGCGCATGATTTTCGTTCCACTGTTGGAAGTGGTCATTGTTTCGTTGGCGATTTTGCTGCTGCTCGGCCCGATCGTCATGCTGATCTCTGGTGGTATCGCGAACTCTATCCAGTGGCTCTACGATCTGTCCCCGACGATCTCGGGGCTGTTTATCGGCGGCTTCTACCAGGTGTTGGTCATTTTCGGCCTGCACTGGGCAGTGATCCCGCTGGTGGCGCAAGATATTGCCAACACCGGACATTCCTATCTCAATGCGATCATCTCTGCGACCATGGTTGCGCAAGGTGGTGCAGTGCTCGCTATTTTCGTCAAGTCGAAGATCGACAAGATCAAAGGGTTGGCCGGACCTGCCGCGATCTCCGCGTTCTGTGGTGTTACCGAACCGGCTATGTATGGTCTCAACCTGAAATATGGTCGGGTGTTTATTATGGCCTCGATCGGCGGTGCCGCAGGTGGTTTGCTCACCGGGCTGTTCAACGTCAACATGTGGGGGTTCACCGGTTCGCTCATCGGCTTTACCTCCTTCGTCAACCCGGAAGGCCTCGACTTTAGTTTCTGGGGCTTCCTCATCGCCTCCGGGGTGGCGCTGGTGGTGTCGTTTACCTTGACGTATCTGTTCGGGTTTACTGACGCCGATGTGGAACAGGCCAGGGAAGTGAAAAAGATTCGCCTCGGCAACCGGGAACCGGTTGCGAAATAGCTTGCAGGAGCACTTGCTATAGCACCATCATCAGTCTCGCTGTCGATTCGGTTTACCACGGGCAGCTGCATACTGTTGGTTGCATCACTAAGCAGGGCTGGGGTGTGATGCCTATCTTCGGCATCATCCCCAGCCCGGTGATGATTTCCGGGCAGGATTGCTGTGGTGATTGTCTGCGGGGTGCCGGGTGCAGTGCTAGTGTGTTGTCCCGTATCGCTCACAGCGTGACCGTCTGACTGATAACCAGCCGCGGTGCCATGCGTGGTGTGTTGCTGGCTGGTCGGCTGGCGCTTGCAGCATCATTGCAGTGGTGCAGTGTGCACCTGGTGGTGTTGCACCTTGGTGTGGTGTTGCACGAGCTAAGGATGCTGTGTCCGCAGCTGTTGATTGACCAGTCGGTGCAGGTGTGCGACGGATTGATTTGTTAGTGGTGCAGCCGTGTCCGATGGCGGTGCGGGAAAGGGGTTTCCATGGCACAAAAAGCAGCCGTGGTGCTGCGCCGTTGGCAGCGCAACCATTCCGGCGGCGCGCAGGCGAAGCCCGCACAGCTAGTGGCGTTTTCTTTTCTGTCGTTGATTGTGCTCGGCACGATTGTGCTGCTGTTACCGATTGCCCGTCCGGCTGGTGCCGGTTCCGCCGATTTGGTGACCGCGCTATTTACTGCCACGTCGGCCACGTGTTTAACAGGGCTGATTGTGGTCGATACGGCCACCTACTGGTCGCATTTTGGCCAGTTCGTCATCCTCATGCTTATCCAGCTTGGCGGATTAGGCATTATTATGCTTTCCACGCTGGTGTCGTGGATTATCGCTGGCCGTATCGGGGTGAAATCCCGGCTGAACACCGCCGCGGAAGGTCGCGGCGGGGTGCATTTGGGGGAAGTGAAAACACTCCTGATCGCCACCTTGTCGTTTACGTTCGCTATTGAAACGTTGGTTGCTGGACTGTTGACGTGGCGGTTCCATTTCGGATACGGCTACAGCTGGGCAGCCGCCACCTGGGAGGGGATTTTCCACTCTATTTCGGCGTTTAACAATGCCGGATTTTCGCTGCGCACCGACAATCTGGTGCCCTACGTGTTTGATATCGGCATGCTGCTGCCAATCTCTATAGCGATTGTCATCGGCGGGCTTGGCTATCCGGTGCTGCTGGAATTATCACTGCGGGCACGACGCCGCAGTCAACGTGTCCGGCATTTGCCGCAGCTCTCGCTCACTGCCCGGTTTACCCTCATCGGTACCGTCCTGCTGCTGGTGGTGGGGTTTGTGGGCTTTGCCACAATGGAATGGAATGGGGCGTTTGCTGGGCAGCCTGTGTCCGGCAAACTGCTGTCTGCAGCATTCCAATCAATCACCACCCGCACCGCCGGGTTTAACACCGTCGACTTTGGGGCGATGCATCCTACCTCGTTGATGCTCACCGACGCATTAATGATCACCGGTGGTGGCTCCGGTGGCACTGCGGGCGGCATTAAAATCACCACCCTCGCGGTGCTGGTGGC
The Corynebacterium choanae DNA segment above includes these coding regions:
- a CDS encoding alpha,alpha-phosphotrehalase, with translation MSPRPFHHQVIYQIYPKSFQDSTGDGVGDLRGIIERADYIASLGVDMVWFNPFFVSPGRDNGYDIADYYAIDPAMGTMDDFTELVQALRDRGVGVMLDMVLNHTSTEHEWFQRALAGEQEYIDRYIVRPPQEDGSLPTNWVSKFGGPTWEPLGESGQYYLHLFDVTQADLNWHHPAVREEAARIVNFWRDRGVTGFRFDVINLIGKNTELLDAPAGVDDRLMYTDGVYVDEFLQELNQASFGQDPATVTVGEMSSTTTERCVGYSNPDNHELDMVFSFHHLKVDYENGQKWTTMPADLVALQQIIHDWAAGMQAGGGWNALFWNNHDQPRAINRFGDAGEYREKSAMMLAAMLHLLRGTPFVYMGEEIGMVDPEYTSIDDYVDVEARNAYAALVAAGSSPDDAFAAVLAKARDNARTPMQWDDTPGAGFTTGTPWLQPSRQDEINVKQAAATGEILPFYRKLIALRHDMPLIADGDYQQEFADYANVFGYRRTLNNEQLLVAANMTAETQSITVEAPFIDGSVLIGNYDAPTLAPTMELRPYEVVAVLVDTRS
- the purD gene encoding phosphoribosylamine--glycine ligase, whose product is MRVLLLGSGAREHALALGLYADPAVNSLTIAPGNAGMADLGELVAEVENQPVDITDGAMMVSLARAVNADLVVIGPEQPLVAGVADDLRAAGFAVFGPSKAAAMLEGSKLFAKQVMEEAGVLTAEVTRVTPADSAATLDAALDAMGPTWVVKDDGLAGGKGVVVTADRNDAAAHAQAVLQAGHDVLFESFLDGPEISLFCLVDGETVVPLLPAQDHKRAYDNDEGPNTGGMGAYTPLPWVSAAAVEHIVQTVVEPVAAAMVRRGTPYSGLLYAGLAWGKRGPAVVEFNCRFGDPETQAVLSLLKSPLGEVLHATATGKLASLPPLQWKDGAACIVVLAAEGYPAKPRTGDAIVIEEHPGDAAILHAGTRVDEQGTLCSAGGRVLGIVGHGADLTAARKQAYDTLGHISLPGSFYRRDIGATTIDPVVIPET
- a CDS encoding TrkH family potassium uptake protein, which encodes MAQKAAVVLRRWQRNHSGGAQAKPAQLVAFSFLSLIVLGTIVLLLPIARPAGAGSADLVTALFTATSATCLTGLIVVDTATYWSHFGQFVILMLIQLGGLGIIMLSTLVSWIIAGRIGVKSRLNTAAEGRGGVHLGEVKTLLIATLSFTFAIETLVAGLLTWRFHFGYGYSWAAATWEGIFHSISAFNNAGFSLRTDNLVPYVFDIGMLLPISIAIVIGGLGYPVLLELSLRARRRSQRVRHLPQLSLTARFTLIGTVLLLVVGFVGFATMEWNGAFAGQPVSGKLLSAAFQSITTRTAGFNTVDFGAMHPTSLMLTDALMITGGGSGGTAGGIKITTLAVLVAVVIAEIRSDEQVMVFGRRIQNRVVRQAMAVATMAVVLVTSAIGALMLLVPYIPTSQLAFEAISAIATVGLSTGITAVLPTSAKLVITLLMYAGRIGPITLVAALAARHHTRLYSYPDERPLIG
- a CDS encoding glucose PTS transporter subunit IIA, coding for MTDNVAQLTLLSPAAGTIIPITDVPDKVFASKGVGDGFGVSHPASDTVVAPMSGKITMVAKTVHAIGIRTDDGVDLLVHLGIDTVELGGASFTLTVARGDVITAGDPFGTMDTQAIVDAGKDTTIVVAVTNSKKRVDGDIALSLGQAAAAAPVAQVAVLPKAAKKAAAPVAATSAGTAVATTTDSPAPAAQRPSELTGFDALAWDIINLVGGKSNVKSVTHCITRERFYLHDESKADDAAIAALDGVIDVVKAGGQYQVVIGPDVEDVYDAIVAQLGDGAAGGDAPAESAPRPDSFFGWIKWGFSSLIGVITGSMIPIIGLLAASGIIKGILSLLTTFDLTTNDSNTYQIINAMSDSVFFFLPIFVGFTAAKRLGADPIIVAIIGGVLTHPSIITLAGQDATGSVLSVPLNGDFFGLPINIASYSYSIFPIIVAAWVASKVEPWLKRIIPNTVRMIFVPLLEVVIVSLAILLLLGPIVMLISGGIANSIQWLYDLSPTISGLFIGGFYQVLVIFGLHWAVIPLVAQDIANTGHSYLNAIISATMVAQGGAVLAIFVKSKIDKIKGLAGPAAISAFCGVTEPAMYGLNLKYGRVFIMASIGGAAGGLLTGLFNVNMWGFTGSLIGFTSFVNPEGLDFSFWGFLIASGVALVVSFTLTYLFGFTDADVEQAREVKKIRLGNREPVAK